The Helianthus annuus cultivar XRQ/B chromosome 11, HanXRQr2.0-SUNRISE, whole genome shotgun sequence region AGTTTTCTGACTTCTATCCTTAGAGTCGATGACTTTTTACACCTACACACAAGTCTAGAGTGAGAGCAGTTGAGAAAGGTTAAGGAGGCCGGCCACCCTTCTTCGGTGACGTTGGGCGGTGGCAGATCTGAAGAGACCTACAGCTCGATGATGAGGATGTTGCGGACTAACCAATAGCGGTGGCGGAGTTCGGAATTATCGCTCACGTTCGCGAAGCTCTAGGGTCCGACGGGAGAAGGGTAATATGGTAGGATGAGGACGATGACCGGCACGGGAAGTGTCAGACTAAATGAGGTTCTGTTGTTTATAAACACTACAGGTtctgttatatatttttttatggcCGGCATACCAACTTTTTTGGGATGAGAATGCATTTAGTTGAACATTTGTTGCTTTAAAGTCGATAGATGTATGTTTGTGTGCCTTAAAGAGTTAAAGGTGTATGTATATACTCATAagaagaatacaattacagtagTACTTGAGAAggatacaacaacaaatgaaagCGAGAATTATAAACAAGAAAAAATGAGTTAACAAAGGCTTTAAATGAACAATTACCAAATTAATAACAATCATCTTAGGGGTGAGATAAGGCTTAGGGACCATTAGTTCCTTAGTTCGATTCCCACAGAGGGAGTTTTTCccaaatttattgggtttcctcctgaattgatGTATAGGCGTTATTGCCTAATAGAGATGGATATGGTCGGATGGTTTCGCTGttggcacgataatactccagtggtTCGTAAATGATCCGAAATAACAATGTAAAACCAAGGTttcgtgttttttttttctaactttttggtGACAAATGCAAAATAtatggttttgatacctatatATAATTGGAGTATTTTAAGTTAAAGGACAAGACTTTGCCCCATTTAAGTCTAAACCAAATCCTTGAGTCGTACATAGTTTTAGTAGTTTGTTAGGTTACAACTACTACTTTTAAATGACGCGCGTTGCGCGAAAGGCATTGGTGTTTtcgaccgtggggtatggtggggcgggggttggggcatgggttgacacgtggattTCGAGCCCCACGCTGGTAAGTGACGTGTTGGGTCGGTATGGCGAGGCATGGCTAGCCCACGTGGGTTGgccagttttataaaaattaaaaaaaaaacctaaaattaaaaaatacacacagaactaaaaaaagcctaaaattattattaaaagttcctaaaaattacaaaattctacaaaaaaatgattataaaattaaaaaaaaagcctaaagtgTTGGGTAGATTTCGAACAGGGCGAGCTTGTTAAACGGCTTCTGCTCCTTGCCTCGGAACTGgatgttggccaccgccacccggtcttcGTGACTTATATCACCGCCCGGGACGCTATCGTAGTAGGCTTTAAAATGGtcgagcttcggtcgtagctcgcgccacttgttttggcacgcgtttaaattgtgcGGGGCGTTCCCCACGTTGTGCCGGTAGCTAGCGAAAGCTTCCGGCCAGTAACGGGTCTCACCGGGTTGGCAGCCCTTCATCGCGTTGTGCCGGTATCAAGTGTGGGTAGCGGGTTCGGATAGGTGGAGTGAAGGTTTGGGGTAGCGATGTGGACAGGCGGTGGGGTTGGGGGGTTTTATAGTGACTTGGGTGAAccgtttggcttggccaaacagtcattttttaaaatttaaacctagccgctatggcctagccaacccagccaatgagagcacTCCCGCCCAAGAGGCTacaccgaaacccaagcccacctgggatggtgacttgggcatttgtacccaacccacgccccataccccatagtctaactATATAAGGTattgtttaatataaaaaaaatcatgaaTTATgtaatcactgtttaatataagaAAATCACGAATTATGTACTGTTCATTcccttttacttttatcataTATAAATTGTTTTATGATCATGGTATCGCTAAGAAAGTAGGAATGGTAATGGGCCGAGTTTGGGTCGGGTATTAGTAATCCCAAGCCTGTACCCGGTTGTAATTTTTTTGTCCCATACTCGGTtcgttacccgtcgggtatcgggcatacccgtgggtatcgggcatacccgtgggtatcgggcatacccgttaatttcttaaaaataccCGTTAGGACAAAATGTGCAATTTTTACTTTGATATTTATATAATGTACTATTTTAATGACTATAACAAATGAAAATACGACTAATAACATACATATCATATTCAGACCACATATATCAAACTAAATCAAAACGgttacttaattaagtaattgtATCAGACCACCTAATTGCATAAGCATCCACAAAACAAAGGGTGATAGCTTCCATATCCAATCTACGTGCTCAAAAATAAGTTATTTGCACATAATAAAGGGTGATAGCTTCCATATCCAATATACGTACTCAAAAATAAGTTATTTGTTCACTAAGCACTTGCCAAATACATATCCACAAATGACTATAGAGAAGGTAATAAGTACATgtactaagtttatatatatggaaATCTATAATATGATACTTTCGGGTTTTATTCGGGTAAATAAGTCGGGTATCGGGCGGGTATCCCTAAATCCCATACTCGTACCcgatttttttcttttcttaagccagtacccggcccatacccatcgggcttcgggtatacccggcccgtatgtttcgagtttcgggtatacccgtcgggcatgggcttttttgccatccctataAGAAAGTCATCATCTCTTCTCCTAGCAACAATATCGATAGCGTGAGAATATCAGTACCAGTACCggtgtttgattttttttgtttttgatcgaCGTAAAACATGTGTTAATTGCTATATAGAGTGTTTGTACCGTATCGATACGGTACTGAATCGAACCGACACCGACTGAAAGCACGCCGCGAAGCGCGGGGATACCCACTAGTTTAGtttaatttgtatatatatattattttatttttatattatcaGAAGTATATAAATATTGAATTTAAggaaaattactttttgagtccatgtgttttagtgattttaactacttgagtctaaaatcaaaatgtttaacacCCTGAGTCCCTACAatcacttttcttaaccatttgagtccaaatttttaacactgttagaattattttgttaaatgaccaaattacccctatacttaaaaaaacaatttattattattaaaactatTATTACATATATACATGTATAGCATCCATCACACATACATAGCTCTTTCTACAGATTCTACACTCTCTCTACCTAATATCTCTCTCTTACTTATCTTTCTCTCTCAataaaaccaccaccaccaccatcaccgccgcaccacaaccatcaccatcaccatcacaccacctccacctccaccaccatcaccaccggccgGTTCATACCGGTATCTAAAACATTGCATATATGATTTGAACCTTTATTTTACATAGTGAAATAAATATTTCTTtttcagtttttatttttaatatattttttaatatatagtatACGCTTTTAACTATTTAAGTTATTACTAATTTTGGTATCTACGATAACATGTGTTCGTTAATTTTCTTAAACCGAATAAGCAATTGGGTTTCATTTTATTTCTTAACATTTTGGTATAAACTTTGTTAAAAATGGAATTGTTTTTTTTTGGTATTGTACGCTATACAAGTGTCAGTATTGTACCGGTACCATGACGAACCGCACCAATTCCGAGCAAACCCTATTGATATCCTTTAGTGTCGGTACCGTAACAAACCGAATCGACAACAACTGAATTACCGCAACGTAGCTAGGGGTATCACACTAGTATCTTActgtaatataataataaacgcATATAGGTGTCTGGATGCTAACAAAACAACAAAAGCTTCCTTGTTATAAAATAGGAACCTTTACTACTTTTTTtacatataatataataataataataaatgcaTATAGGTGTCTGGATACTAACAAAACAACATAGATCAACTTGTTTTAAAATAGGAACCTTTACTATTCTCCACATATACAAAAAACAAGTAGGGGAATAGTGCCACACAGCTGTGTGGCACTCCCTTATTGGACCACCagttttattgttttatattcgtttaaaattacgatttcgtccttaatttaaaataaaattatgttttcgcccccatttcaaaataaaattacgtttttgtccctcgctcaaaattacgattttgccctcggttcacaATTATGATTTTTTCCCCAGATTACAACTACAATTttggccccagttcaaaataaatttttgcttttgccCAAACTCAAAATGACGAGCCACATATACAAAAAACAAGTAGGGGAATAGTGCCACACAGCTGTGTGGCACTCCCTTATTGGACCACCagttttattgttttatattcgtttaaaattacgatttcgtccttaatttaaaataaaattatgttttcgcccccacttcaaaataaaattacgtttttgtccctcgctcaaaattacgattttgccctcggttcacaattatgattttttttccccagattacaactacaattttggccccagttcaaaataaatttttgcttttgccCAAACTCAAAATGACGATTTCGCATTTTCGCCCCTTTCAAAAATTATTATTTCGCCTTAAGTTTAAAGTTATGTTTTtgcccggttcaaaataaaactaTGCTTTTGCCCctattcaaaattacgattttgccatcagttcaaaattttgaatttgcccgagttcaaattaaaaatatagttatgtccccagcttaaaattacgattttgtccttagTGCAAAGTTATATTACGCTTTTGTCTCCGGTTCAAATTTATAGTATTGCCATTACTTtaacttttggcaaattacgattttacccaagtcaacaaatacaactttgccctcagttcaaattacagtattgctatcgttttagtttttttagcaaaattataaaagtgtttttttataTTACTTGACTGGATTTATTTTTTTTCCATGTCAAGGAGCTTACTAAAAGTCGCTCATTAATCCTTACAAgctacagttttgccctgagctctgaactacggtcttgtcatcgttttagtttttttccctaacaaaactataatagtgtttttttaattgattgataattattcggtcatcgccccgcaacgcgggcggtgGCATTAACTAGTTTTTTACATATTTAGATCTTGTTGCATTGAGCTCGCACATGACGTGTGGTTCCTTGTATCAATTAAACTACTTATTAAAATTAGAATAACTTGCTTTTCTTTATAACTTATAACAAAGGTTAGGCTAAATATACCTATCATTTAGTGTTTTAATAGTAACTTCTCAAATCAACGAGATTTGTAATTGCCAAAAGACTTCTAGCTTAATGATACAAAAACGTGTTGAAAAAAAGTTCCTTGTAATTAAGTGAAGAGTTCTAGCCACAAACTATATAAAATACACATCTAAACGTATCATTAGTGGGAGcgtaagttaaaaaaaaatactactaTTAAGAGTATTTACATCTTTTTCATTAAATTTATGTGAGAGTGATCTTTATATTATAAAGAGTAGTTGTGAGTGGAGCAGACATAAAATGTTACGGtttatctgtatatttgaggCGACACTATTCACATATATAGTTTTTAGTATATTTTGAAAGTTGTTGTGAGTGAACGAGAGGAAAAAAAAATagtgataaaggtataaaaagtgttatttaattaaaaaaaaggaGAAAGAAAATTTAGTTTTTCAGAccatgtttggcttagcttttcaAAACAGATTATAACTTTTTGGAAAAGTTAATAAGTCATAATGGAGTGACTTATTAACTTTTACCCTTACAAAATAGTTTCACTcaaacactttttaactttttaaaaagTCAATAATCAAATAAGTTTCTAAAATAAGCAATCTCGAACACCCTCTTAGTGTAATTATAGAGTAGATTTGATGGAAAATATGTAAATGCTAACAAAAGAAAAGAGGTTGAAATTTAGCAATACTGCaatttcatttatttttttttatataaatttataaTTATTGAAATACTGGCCGAGTTACATCAATATAGTaggtaagcgagcaacaagctgcgccgctacccctttctgaatagcaaaccctagcctaTTAAAGACAAACCTCTGTCCCCCTGTTGATGAGCTGCTGTGGACAACCTTTTGGACCCTAGTCAACAAACGTATAGCTTCTGGAGCTAGGGAGCCAAAGGTGTCGAAGGCGAAGGGGACAAATGCATGTTGGTTTCTTATGTTCTAAGATGTTGGTCTACTGGTCAAAAGGTCTACCCTCTCTAGTGAAGACATAGGTTCGATTTTCACTTGAGCTATTTTCGAGGGACATTTGGGTGAATTGACGAATCAGGGCATTAATCCCAAGTTCGAACCTGATAAAGGACGAGGGTTTACAGATTTTATCCAGTTCCCACGCATCAGGTCGATCGAACTTGGACATAGGTTCGATTAGAGTGTATTTAAACGTGAGATTCTTTAGTTGTTTGTTTCTTCCACGCGACGTGAATGAATTCGCTCTAAAAGTATATACTTAAATTCCGGCATCTCTCTTTGACAAATATCACCGATCCACCAATCGCCCATTTTCAATTCAACTTTCAGCAAACAAACCCTAACTAACCCCACAATGCAACCATCAAAAACCCTACCGGAATCCGACCTACCACCAATCGCCGCCATCAAAATCAAATCCTCCTCCCCACGCATCCGCCCAGCCACCATCCCACCCCCCACCGAAACCCCAACCACCGCGGCCCAACGCCGCATCGGCATCGCCGTCGACCTCTCCGACGAGAGCGCCTTCGCCGTCAAATGGGCCGTTAACCAGTACCTCCGCCCGGGAGACGCCGTCATCCTCATCCACGTCCGCCCTACCTCCGTCCTCTACGGCGCTGATTGGGGCTCCGTTGACCTCGTTGACGCCGAAAACGAAGAGTCAAAATCAAAACTCGAAGACGATTTCGACACTTTCACCACTACTAAATCTGCTGACCTAGCGCAGCCTCTGGTGGACGCGCACATACCGTATAAGATCCATATTGTGAAAGATCATGATATGAAGGAGAGGCTGTGTTTGGAGGTTGAGAGGTTAGGGTTAAGTGCGGTTATTATGGGGAGTAGAGGGTTTGGTGCGGTCAAAAGGGGGAGTGATGGGAGGTTAGGGAGTGTTAGTGATTATTGTGTCAGGCATTGTGTGTGTCCTGTTGTGGTTGTCAGGTATGATGAGAAGGAGGCAGCGGTTTCGGGTGATCCGGTTGTTGTTTCGGCTTCTGCGGGTGTGGATGAGGAGGATGGGGATGAATTTCATGATGCCGTTGAGGAGCGGAAATGGTAGCGATtgtttttattaactgtttttgttgttttttattgtttggtatgtTTGTATGTTTTCCAATGGATGATTATGTGTATTAACTGTTAAGATGTTTAAGTAGAGGAGTTAAAGTGAGTGTTTAGTTAGTAGAAAGTAGGAATATGAGTGTTAATAGCAGCAAAACAAAGGGTTTATCATATTCTCTTTAGGTGACTTAGCTAGGTGAAGAGATGGCATCGAGAACCGTTGTCTTGTCAAAATTTTAAGTTTTAACCACACAACACTCCTTAGAAGATATCTGGATGATTGTGCTATTCCATGTTGATGCATATGTTTTCTTTTCCGACACGTAAAGATCTATGACAATATGCTTTTTTACCGTAGTAAAAATAATGATTGCTTTGGTTTGCTGAAAATTCTAGACGTTGAAGAGAATAGGTCAAAATCTTTACTGgatcatagttgtcaatagcggctatagcgaccgctatagcgcgctatgtagccATGCTACCAAGTGTCGCTATATGGGTCATAGCGACCAATAGCGTTTTTGGgatgtaaatagcaattagatatagctataaaataactggatttataggtttttgttaaatatacatgtaaaatagcatatatacaagggtattttgatgtaatatacatataaaaattttcaaaattctttttctagtgtaatcgcTATCTATAAAATAGcctcgctatttgtcgctattcgctacgtaGCCTATAGGTGCCTTGTCGCTATATGTCGCTATTCGTTATCGACAACTATGTACTGGATATGCAGCCAAAGTAAGGATTTTTAGGTTTGAATTTTGGGGGAATTGGAGTGAACTTTCGGTAAATTTTCatatacaaaataataattaaaatttgGTTTTTCAGTTAAGCTCATAGTTTCCTGaacacatcttgatgttgcacgGTCATTTCCCAGTTTTGTTTCTTATTAACAAAACTAACAAAAGTAGATTTTAATTTACTGCATATACTGGACAAAGGCTCTATATAGTGTATACATACAGACCTCTTTGTTTTTACCTTTTAAATcatgacccccccccccacccccccccacacacacacacacgtagaATGGAGACTAATTCACATCATGGATAacttcacacacacacacgtagAATGGAGACTAATTCACATCATGGATGCCTTCCCATGTTCTGTCGATTGTCGTTATTACCATTGCTAACCTCTTTTTGTATGGTTAGTGAGCGGTTCTTTTGCCCTGTTGATTTGGTCAAAGATTCAAGGAGCATGTAGGGCCATCATATATTATAACTGTGATCTTTGGGTGGCTAGATCACTTGGTCTCAGTCTTCACTAATGCAATATGACTCTGTTTCTAATATCTGTACACCTTTGTAAACGGGAGCCATGGCTCACTGATACATATTTGCATTTTGGGATTGGGCGGTTGTAGCGTGTAGGTATAGGATAGCTTTTGGCCTCTTAGCAATAACAAATCTTTGGCTACTACTTTACTTTTATATGAAGGATCAAGGATTTGACTTAGGATCACTTGAAATTTCGTTTTCGTGGCTTTCTGTGTAATACCTACCTACTACTGGTCATAGCCTCATAGGTGATTACTTTTTAACATTTGTTGGGTTACAGGTCAAACTGGTATGTATTTGACCCATACTGCTTTTTGTTTGACGTTTTTGACCTGTACTAAACAAATATTGTGTTAAATGTATACACGAAACTATATGTCTTGATATTTTGATATTAATCTAATTTtctttttaaagtttaaacatgTGTGACTTGACATGTTTCGCcaatttgtctgtttccttgtTAGTTAATTTTCTACCTGTTAGAGCTAAAAGCATAAATGAATTCAAACCCTTCATAAGTAAATATTGGTCTTGAAAACTAACAAACACCCTTATAATGAATATGTCACCACCTTGCTTTGCTGTCACCTTGAGCTATGGGGTCTTGATGATCATAATCTGTTAGCATGGCCATCTGGACTATTTGCTCTGTGTTGACTACATTGAACTTGGTTTCATGTCATTTTCTCATCAACTAAAATTTACAATCtgtggttttaaaaagcgagccTCAGGCGGCCTTATGCAATCGGAAAACGCCTCGGGGCTTTGAAATGGTGCTTCACGTACATGTgggcagtggcggaactagaacgaTTTAGTTAGGGGGTCATCATAAGCTTATATTCTATACTGGTTTAAATTAGGGGGTCCATCTCTAAGTTTttcttcaaaaactcaaaatttataaataaaaaattcaaaaagttccGGTGACCGGAGGGTCAACGGACCCTCTTGACCCCCCTCTGGTTCCACCCCTGCATGTGGGTCAGATATAGGGCGTGGATGAGGCTGATACGTAAAAATGACCAACAGAATCAAGAAGTTTTGAATGGTTTACTTGATGAAATGTTGATATGTAAAACAGTTGCAGCTTTTGGTGTTTTGGTTGTATGTAGACAAACACCTTGAGTATGTTTAGGTCTTACCTCGCGTCTGGGCCTTCAGGCCCAAAATGCGTTAAGAGTGCCTCACGTTTTTTAAAACCACGATTGATATTCTAGTTACCGTATTTGGGGGCACGTTTGTTTACCTTTAATGATATCTTTTCTTACGTTTTTACTTCTATTTTTTGGCAGAAGCATATATAGATGAATGGTCTGAGAATATCTTCCATTTAAAGGTAAAACCCCTTATCTCTTAATTTGTCAGTCTTTTGATGCAGCAGTAGTTCATTTACATGATGAAGGATGTCTAGAAGGCATTGCGGTGTGCAAGGCCAAGGTGAAATTGTTTAGTCATTAATTTGTGTTTGGATTTGGATATGATATGATATATGAGCTGCAGTTGTTAACTGCATGTCAAGGTTTCCTTTGGTTGTGTCCGAATTAGAAACTCATGGCTAGTTTTATGATGAAAAGTGTTATGTAAGTAGATTCTGTGTGATATACTTGAATGTTAATTAGAAGGTGTGTTGTGTCTCGTTATGTTGTTTTTCAGTTTAATTATTTGACCTTTACATGATATGTTGTTCGTTTTCATCCGCCTTCCACCAACATCACTGTTCTGTAAGACGCCTTAGCTGGTTGCCATGTAAAAGGACATGAATTTCTCTTTACTGAATTCATTGATTGATGGATGCTAGCTATGGATTCTTCATTTATCAAGAACTCAAGGTCGTATGTCTATTAAGAGGGATAGACATAGTTAACAACCAACACCTTAACATTCTATGTAACAAACTAACATATAACGGTCAAAGCAAATGATGGTGAATTttaaccatggttgtaaaacaaggtttccaaggccgagtgctctccgagtagtcgctacaaggtaggttgccgagccgactttcttcaactccgcctaattactcggagtcggtcaaacatggtcaacctcggccagaattggatctagtaggtcaactcagGCCTAatttgacttaaataataataaaacataatttctatgtccatcatattaaagaatgaatttcattttcacgtattttgttataaatattagtaaatttatgctatttgacatatatttaacctccaaaaagtaatttctttataatttaacatgtccgagtactccccgagtactctccgcctagaccgagtactctcaactcccctgtcgaccgactagggagtgcctagcgacttttgcaaccatgattttaaccaacaaaatcttTCTTAGGTGGTTTTTTCATTGTGCTCAAAAGTAAGTAATCAATACAAGGTACTACAATATGGTACTGGAACATGGAGCCATAGTAGATGATTTGGAATTATTGTTTTCGAAATGCTGATGTACTTAAAAAATCCACATACAATCCCGTAATTCGAGTGATATTGTTATGGCGCAAAAGCAGATATGGTTTGGGATTCTCTTGT contains the following coding sequences:
- the LOC110889907 gene encoding universal stress protein PHOS34, with protein sequence MQPSKTLPESDLPPIAAIKIKSSSPRIRPATIPPPTETPTTAAQRRIGIAVDLSDESAFAVKWAVNQYLRPGDAVILIHVRPTSVLYGADWGSVDLVDAENEESKSKLEDDFDTFTTTKSADLAQPLVDAHIPYKIHIVKDHDMKERLCLEVERLGLSAVIMGSRGFGAVKRGSDGRLGSVSDYCVRHCVCPVVVVRYDEKEAAVSGDPVVVSASAGVDEEDGDEFHDAVEERK